From Medicago truncatula cultivar Jemalong A17 chromosome 7, MtrunA17r5.0-ANR, whole genome shotgun sequence, a single genomic window includes:
- the LOC11432922 gene encoding WAT1-related protein At2g37460, with protein sequence MAFCNQKSFQNWKPFIAVVLLQFGYAGMDILSKSALNKGMSCYVLVVYRHAVAFVVIVPFAVILEKKVRPKMTLSIFLKLVALSVLEPVIDQNLYFLGMKYTTATFAVAMFNVLPAITFVVAWILKMEKIKMRSVHSQAKIVGTIATVAGAMVMTLIKGPILNLFGIHESSAQIQHNGGVNLQHAVKGSIMITIGCFSCACFTILQAVTLETYPAELSLTAWICLLGTVEGGIVALIMERGEPSVWSLSWDTKLLAAVYSGIVCSGMAYYIQGVVMRYRGPVFVTTFNPLCMVIVAIMSPFILAEKIYLGRVIGAVVIILGLYLVVWGKSKDYDRPSPIIKDEILPAKQTIENNDKEKFHSHEVITSSNFGAIARDEQV encoded by the exons ATGGcattttgtaaccaaaaaagtttCCAAAATTGGAAACCATTCATAGCAGTAGTGCTCTTGCAATTTGGATATGCTGGTATGGATATTCTGTCCAAGTCTGCACTGAACAAAGGAATGAGCTGTTATGTACTAGTCGTTTATCGCCACGCCGTTGCCTTCGTTGTCATCGTTCCTTTTGCAGTGATCTTAGAAAA gaaAGTAAGACCAAAGATGACATTGTCAATCTTTTTGAAGCTAGTGGCTCTCAGTGTGCTAGA GCCTGTTATtgatcaaaatttatattttttgggaaTGAAGTATACAACAGCTACTTTTGCAGTTGCCATGTTCAATGTCCTTCCTGCTATTACCTTTGTCGTGGCTTGGATTCTCAA AATGGAGAAGATAAAAATGAGAAGTGTACATAGTCAAGCAAAGATTGTTGGGACAATAGCCACTGTTGCAGGTGCCATGGTTATGACATTAATAAAAGGCCCAATACTTAATTTATTTGGAATACATGAAAGCAGTGCTCAAATCCAACATAATGGTGGGGTAAATCTACAACATGCAGTAAAGGGATCAATTATGATCACAATTGGCTGTTTTAGTTGTGCTTGTTTCACAATTCTCCAA GCTGTTACACTTGAAACCTATCCAGCTGAGCTATCACTTACAGCATGGATATGTCTATTGGGAACAGTTGAAGGTGGCATAGTAGCTTTGATTATGGAAAGGGGTGAACCTTCTGTTTGGTCTTTGAGTTGGGATACAAAACTCTTGGCTGCAGTTTATAGT GGTATAGTTTGTTCAGGAATGGCCTATTACATCCAAGGAGTGGTGATGAGATACAGAGGTCCAGTATTTGTAACAACTTTCAATCCCCTTTGCATGGTCATCGTCGCTATCATGAGCCCCTTCATTTTGGCCGAGAAAATTTACCTTGGAAG GGTGATCGGTGCCGTTGTGATTATTTTAGGACTATATTTAGTGGTATGGGGTAAAAGCAAAGATTATGACAGACCAAGTCCAATTATTAAAGATGAAATATTACCAGCTAAGCAAACTATAGAGAACAACGACAAAGAGAAATTTCATAGCCATGAGGTCATCACTAGCAGCAACTTTGGTGCAATAGCTCGAGATGAACAAGTGTGA